In Serratia sp. FDAARGOS_506, a genomic segment contains:
- a CDS encoding anti-virulence regulator CigR family protein, whose product MNKRRTTLTVLALIASLGLSSAPALADKGGNGNGNGNGHGNSGNNGNHGNNGNHGNKGNKDHYDNGVYRNDDNLITVNLSRDRARSLAHNYGLTGYRSLPPGIAKNLARGKPLPPGIAKKVVPRSMLRELPQYPGYEWRIAGDDLVLVALSTAIVASVINGVFD is encoded by the coding sequence ATGAACAAACGTCGTACGACCCTCACGGTGTTGGCGCTGATCGCGTCGCTGGGGTTGTCATCCGCTCCGGCTCTGGCCGATAAAGGCGGCAATGGTAACGGCAACGGTAATGGCCATGGCAACAGCGGCAATAACGGTAACCATGGCAATAACGGCAATCACGGTAACAAAGGCAATAAAGACCATTATGATAACGGCGTTTATCGCAACGACGACAATCTGATCACCGTCAACCTCTCGCGCGATCGCGCCCGTTCGCTGGCGCACAACTATGGCCTGACCGGCTACCGCTCGTTGCCGCCGGGCATCGCCAAGAATCTGGCGCGCGGTAAACCGCTGCCGCCGGGCATCGCTAAGAAAGTGGTGCCGCGCTCTATGCTGCGTGAGCTGCCGCAGTACCCGGGGTATGAGTGGCGTATCGCCGGCGACGATCTGGTGCTGGTCGCACTCAGCACCGCGATTGTGGCTTCCGTTATCAATGGCGTGTTCGACTAA
- a CDS encoding chorismate mutase, which yields MFRALLIACCLTSFPALADGAAAIGELVNQRLSLMKDVAGYKAQQHLPIEDLAQEAKVLASAQAEAGRLGLEPASVRPFIAAQMDAAKAIQYRYRADWLASPEHGWQPRPLAQVRPQIARLSSQILQKLAERLRAGPLGEADRAAFMASVEQVNLSAADKRRLADALLAVKAGSAR from the coding sequence ATGTTCAGGGCGTTATTGATCGCCTGTTGTTTGACCAGTTTTCCGGCGTTGGCGGACGGCGCTGCCGCTATCGGCGAACTGGTGAACCAACGGTTGTCGTTGATGAAAGATGTTGCCGGTTACAAGGCGCAGCAACATTTGCCGATCGAAGACCTGGCGCAGGAGGCGAAGGTATTGGCCAGCGCGCAGGCGGAAGCGGGGCGTTTGGGGCTTGAGCCTGCGTCGGTGCGGCCTTTCATCGCCGCGCAGATGGACGCCGCCAAGGCGATTCAGTATCGCTATCGCGCCGACTGGCTGGCGAGCCCGGAACACGGGTGGCAGCCGCGCCCGTTGGCGCAGGTGCGCCCGCAGATTGCGCGGTTGAGCAGCCAGATATTGCAAAAGTTGGCGGAGCGGCTGCGCGCCGGCCCGCTTGGCGAAGCGGATCGGGCGGCGTTTATGGCGTCCGTTGAGCAGGTAAATCTCAGCGCTGCCGACAAACGGCGATTGGCGGATGCGCTGCTGGCGGTCAAAGCCGGCAGCGCACGCTGA